A stretch of the Candidatus Chromulinivoraceae bacterium genome encodes the following:
- the ruvX gene encoding Holliday junction resolvase RuvX has translation MSHKKSILSLDVGEKRIGVAVGNTAIRIAMPIDTLEVDGTELERIAQLVVNEDVDTIVVGYPRNQSGEPTAQTRFAEAFAKQLVDMVPHLKFQDESLTSVLAEQQLKSYGKPYAKGDIDAVAASLILQDYLEAN, from the coding sequence ATGAGTCATAAAAAGAGTATTCTATCGCTCGATGTAGGCGAGAAGCGAATTGGCGTTGCTGTTGGCAACACGGCAATCCGGATTGCTATGCCTATAGATACTCTAGAGGTTGATGGCACTGAACTGGAGCGAATCGCGCAACTGGTCGTAAACGAGGATGTCGATACGATTGTTGTTGGATACCCACGCAATCAATCTGGTGAGCCAACTGCACAAACCCGATTTGCTGAAGCTTTTGCTAAGCAGCTTGTTGATATGGTGCCGCATCTAAAATTTCAGGACGAGTCTCTTACGAGTGTGTTAGCTGAGCAGCAACTTAAATCATACGGTAAGCCATATGCAAAAGGTGATATTGATGCGGTTGCCGCGTCGCTTATATTGCAAGATTATCTGGAGGCAAACTAA
- the mltG gene encoding endolytic transglycosylase MltG, translating to MDIRPPKKRPLSSHVPQNIQHVAPPVVPPPAPIAPQPQTPPSLVPKRKRRLWTWITGGIIAVLLLIAGGSVVWYKLSLRAVDASDTSRIRLTITEGQSPSQIAQALQDKKLIRSQVAFDVYTRLTGARSQLRAGTYSISPSESTETIVSNLVSGKVDQFNITFLPGATVAEDKQVLVKAGYKQSDVDAAFSKQYDHPLFATKPATADLEGYIYGETYNFDSDTTVEQILAKTFDEYYAAVTDNDLVAGFQKQGLTLYQGITLASIVQREVSNATDQKQVAQIFLKRLQIGIPLGSDVTYHYAAQKLGVDPSPTLDSPYNTRIYKGLPPGPIAAPGLGALKAVANPASGDYLYFLSGDDGTTYYATTEAEHQANITNHCQIKCATP from the coding sequence ATGGATATACGTCCCCCTAAAAAGCGTCCTCTATCATCCCATGTGCCTCAAAATATACAGCACGTAGCCCCTCCGGTCGTTCCTCCGCCAGCCCCTATAGCGCCGCAACCTCAAACACCTCCGTCATTAGTGCCTAAGAGAAAAAGACGTCTTTGGACTTGGATTACGGGTGGTATAATTGCAGTTTTGCTGCTCATTGCTGGCGGTTCGGTAGTTTGGTATAAGTTATCGCTCCGAGCAGTTGATGCTAGTGATACGTCACGTATCAGACTTACTATTACAGAAGGGCAGTCGCCGTCGCAAATTGCTCAAGCGCTCCAGGACAAGAAGCTGATTCGCAGCCAGGTCGCCTTTGATGTCTATACTCGTTTAACGGGCGCTCGTTCTCAGTTGCGGGCTGGTACGTACAGTATTTCACCATCTGAATCTACGGAGACTATTGTAAGTAATCTTGTTTCAGGTAAAGTAGACCAGTTTAATATTACGTTTCTACCCGGCGCAACGGTTGCCGAGGATAAACAGGTTCTGGTAAAGGCTGGCTACAAGCAGAGTGATGTTGATGCGGCTTTCAGTAAACAATACGATCATCCATTGTTTGCTACAAAACCAGCGACAGCAGATCTAGAGGGCTATATCTATGGTGAAACGTATAACTTTGACAGCGATACGACTGTAGAACAAATACTGGCAAAGACGTTTGATGAGTATTATGCTGCTGTTACGGATAATGATTTGGTAGCTGGCTTTCAAAAACAAGGCCTTACTCTTTATCAAGGTATTACGCTCGCCTCTATTGTTCAGCGAGAAGTGTCAAATGCAACTGACCAAAAACAGGTTGCACAGATTTTTCTCAAACGTCTCCAGATAGGAATACCATTGGGGTCAGACGTTACCTATCACTACGCTGCACAAAAATTAGGTGTGGACCCATCTCCAACTCTTGATTCACCTTATAACACGCGTATTTATAAAGGATTGCCTCCTGGCCCTATTGCAGCACCGGGTCTAGGAGCACTTAAGGCTGTCGCAAATCCTGCCTCGGGGGACTATCTCTACTTCCTTAGTGGAGATGATGGAACAACCTACTACGCCACTACAGAGGCAGAGCACCAGGCCAACATTACGAACCACTGTCAAATTAAGTGTGCTACTCCCTAA
- a CDS encoding CHAP domain-containing protein, with the protein MTTAELKQQVFARRQKTSRGHKLGPKSTTIAAYAGVFLLIMSMVAIGYQPPQKMDSVANAATPTTTTQTTTTTQPSVDQLVATNIAADIAERANLPIATNVANLSVSLAAEHQLSQNSDNVISKPQIVQPTADSRTVQHYTSQAGDTAQTVALKYGISPDTIKWANNLATDAINAGTNLTIPPTDGIIYTVKDGDTVQSIAAKYQANPDRVVSFNDLELSGIATGKTIIIPGGVLPTDERPGYVAPSKASSYGAYSGGYSTVDAQIARASAGNRYAFGNCTWYAYERRAQLGSPVGSFWGNAATWAVYARAAGYRVDNTPEVGAVAQWNAYQGGAGYAGHVAIVESVNGDGSITVSEMNYLYNFNRVTSRTIPAGSVSNYIH; encoded by the coding sequence ATGACAACTGCTGAACTTAAGCAACAGGTGTTTGCTCGTCGTCAAAAGACATCGCGCGGACACAAATTAGGACCTAAATCAACGACGATAGCCGCTTATGCGGGCGTTTTCTTGCTGATTATGTCGATGGTTGCAATCGGTTACCAACCTCCACAGAAGATGGATAGTGTCGCCAATGCTGCAACTCCTACGACAACAACACAAACCACGACAACGACTCAGCCTTCGGTTGACCAGTTAGTGGCTACGAATATCGCGGCGGACATCGCCGAACGTGCTAACTTGCCAATTGCAACAAACGTAGCAAACCTTTCCGTATCACTTGCAGCAGAGCACCAGCTCTCACAAAACAGTGATAACGTTATTAGTAAGCCGCAAATCGTGCAGCCAACGGCTGATAGCCGTACCGTGCAACACTATACGTCACAGGCGGGCGACACAGCTCAAACTGTGGCTCTTAAGTATGGTATTTCACCCGATACGATCAAATGGGCTAATAACCTTGCAACGGACGCCATTAACGCTGGTACTAATTTAACAATTCCTCCGACAGACGGTATTATTTATACCGTTAAGGACGGTGATACAGTTCAGAGTATTGCCGCTAAATACCAGGCAAACCCTGATCGTGTTGTGTCATTTAATGACCTTGAGCTTTCTGGTATTGCTACGGGTAAGACGATTATTATTCCTGGAGGTGTATTACCTACGGACGAGCGCCCTGGTTATGTTGCGCCAAGCAAGGCAAGCAGTTACGGTGCATACAGTGGTGGCTACTCAACAGTCGACGCACAGATTGCCCGTGCTTCGGCGGGTAACCGCTATGCCTTCGGTAACTGTACCTGGTATGCCTACGAGCGTCGTGCGCAGCTTGGTAGTCCTGTTGGAAGTTTCTGGGGTAACGCCGCGACCTGGGCTGTCTATGCACGTGCAGCTGGTTACCGTGTAGACAATACACCTGAAGTCGGTGCGGTTGCGCAGTGGAACGCTTATCAAGGTGGTGCGGGTTATGCTGGTCACGTTGCAATTGTTGAATCTGTTAACGGTGATGGAAGTATTACAGTGAGTGAGATGAACTATCTCTATAACTTTAACCGTGTCACGAGTCGTACAATTCCTGCTGGTTCTGTCTCAAATTACATCCATTAG
- the obgE gene encoding GTPase ObgE: MFIDTAKVFIQAGKGGNGAVSFRHEIYVDKGGPDGGNGGKGGDVIFEATENLNTLLDFRYKPELKAASGTNGSKSNRYGRSGEDLIVKVPMGTIVRHNGEVIADLTKNGQQQVIAKGGDGGFGNAHFKSSVRQTPKMAELGELGDTFEAELELKLLADVGLIGFPNAGKSTFLSVVSNARPEIANYAFTTLTPNLGVADIDDGSLLIADIPGLIEGASEGKGLGDAFLRHVERTAVLLHLIDAYTDDVAAAYQTIRKELSNYSEELTRRPEVIALTKIEGLDDDIIQMQLDAIRGVAGKKAEIFAISSTAHKGLTEVLRALRIKVQTARDIEREIESEETDLPVISLNSEQVAEAWSVEKDHETGHYIVKGDKIEKFARRTNFDNYEGVNRLRDIMQRLGITHQLTRSGAAGDSLIEIGGTTFPLVEQ, translated from the coding sequence ATGTTTATCGATACGGCTAAAGTTTTTATTCAAGCAGGCAAGGGCGGCAACGGCGCCGTTAGTTTTCGTCATGAAATCTACGTAGATAAGGGTGGTCCTGACGGTGGTAACGGTGGTAAAGGTGGGGACGTTATATTTGAGGCGACTGAAAACCTCAACACATTACTCGACTTTCGTTATAAGCCGGAGCTCAAGGCTGCATCCGGTACAAATGGCAGCAAATCTAATCGTTATGGTAGATCTGGCGAAGACTTGATCGTCAAAGTACCTATGGGCACAATCGTTCGCCATAATGGTGAGGTTATTGCCGATCTTACAAAGAATGGTCAGCAGCAAGTGATTGCAAAGGGTGGTGACGGTGGATTTGGTAATGCACACTTTAAATCATCTGTTCGCCAAACGCCTAAAATGGCTGAACTCGGTGAACTCGGTGATACGTTTGAGGCTGAGCTTGAGCTCAAACTATTAGCCGATGTTGGTCTTATCGGTTTTCCGAATGCAGGTAAGTCTACCTTTTTATCTGTGGTGAGCAATGCGCGCCCAGAAATCGCTAACTACGCCTTTACGACGCTAACACCAAACCTAGGAGTTGCTGATATTGACGATGGTAGTTTACTAATTGCCGATATACCTGGTCTTATTGAGGGTGCAAGTGAAGGCAAGGGACTCGGCGACGCTTTCCTACGTCACGTCGAACGAACGGCCGTTCTCCTTCATCTTATCGATGCCTATACGGATGATGTGGCTGCGGCTTACCAGACTATTCGCAAAGAGCTTTCAAACTACAGTGAGGAACTGACTAGGCGTCCCGAGGTCATTGCCTTAACTAAGATCGAAGGTCTTGACGATGACATTATTCAAATGCAGTTAGATGCTATTAGAGGTGTTGCAGGCAAGAAGGCAGAGATCTTCGCAATTTCATCAACAGCACATAAGGGTTTAACAGAAGTTTTACGTGCACTTCGCATTAAGGTTCAGACGGCGCGTGATATCGAGCGTGAAATCGAGAGCGAAGAGACGGATCTACCCGTTATTAGCCTGAATAGTGAACAAGTTGCTGAAGCTTGGTCGGTAGAGAAAGACCACGAAACAGGTCACTATATCGTAAAGGGTGACAAAATCGAAAAGTTTGCAAGGCGTACGAACTTTGATAATTACGAGGGTGTTAACCGTCTACGTGATATTATGCAGCGCCTAGGTATTACCCATCAATTAACTCGTTCTGGTGCGGCTGGTGATAGTCTAATAGAGATCGGTGGCACAACGTTTCCACTTGTTGAACAGTAA
- a CDS encoding ethanolamine utilization protein EutH, whose translation MDINTIVLGILSIGIVIGGIDYCLGNKFGLGEEFENGLKTFGPLALAMLGIISLAPILSTIIRPIAVPVLRVVGADPSMAAGFLGVDMGGYPIAKSLALTPTSAAFSGLMVASMLGATLVFSIPVALNVVHKNDHSFLLKGLLAGLITIPVGAFVGGVVAGFPLKELLPNSIPLVTLSLVIALSLHFFSRHTMKAAKYLGECIVILSVIGLIIASVQLLTGKTLLSSMEPLVSGIKIVGVISIVLMGAFPLVKLLTLKAEKPLQKAGARMGINGASMAGLLTSTVNNLPMLHTFAEMDERGKVLNSAFMVSGAFLIGDHLGFVASVDPAMIGSVMLAKITAAALSIPVALLLSRSANTSISK comes from the coding sequence ATGGATATAAACACCATCGTTCTTGGCATATTAAGTATCGGCATTGTTATAGGCGGAATTGACTATTGTCTTGGCAACAAGTTTGGTCTTGGAGAAGAATTTGAGAATGGACTGAAAACATTCGGCCCACTCGCCTTAGCTATGCTTGGAATTATTAGTCTCGCACCAATCTTGAGTACGATTATACGACCTATCGCAGTTCCGGTTTTGAGGGTAGTGGGGGCAGATCCGTCTATGGCTGCCGGTTTCCTAGGGGTTGATATGGGTGGATACCCTATTGCGAAATCACTCGCGCTTACGCCTACATCGGCTGCTTTTTCCGGCCTAATGGTTGCCTCAATGCTTGGTGCAACACTCGTATTTTCAATACCGGTTGCGCTCAACGTTGTCCATAAGAATGACCACTCATTCCTACTTAAGGGTCTGCTCGCTGGTCTTATTACGATTCCAGTCGGGGCGTTTGTTGGTGGTGTTGTCGCCGGCTTTCCCCTTAAGGAACTACTGCCGAACAGTATACCTCTTGTCACGCTATCGCTTGTTATCGCTTTATCTCTCCATTTCTTCTCTCGTCATACCATGAAGGCTGCTAAATACTTAGGGGAATGCATCGTCATACTAAGTGTAATAGGACTGATTATCGCATCAGTACAGCTGCTTACTGGAAAGACGCTCCTTTCTAGTATGGAGCCACTTGTTTCTGGGATAAAAATTGTTGGTGTTATATCTATCGTTCTTATGGGCGCTTTCCCTCTCGTAAAGTTACTTACACTCAAGGCAGAAAAACCACTTCAAAAAGCCGGCGCAAGGATGGGAATAAACGGTGCAAGCATGGCTGGATTATTAACGAGCACAGTAAATAATCTTCCTATGCTTCATACATTCGCAGAGATGGATGAACGGGGCAAGGTTTTAAATAGTGCGTTTATGGTAAGTGGTGCTTTCCTGATCGGGGACCATCTAGGTTTTGTCGCGAGTGTCGATCCTGCGATGATTGGTAGCGTTATGCTTGCAAAGATAACAGCGGCAGCCCTATCTATCCCTGTAGCTTTATTATTATCCCGCTCAGCAAACACGTCCATATCCAAATAA
- a CDS encoding histidine decarboxylase encodes MSKNINIIQDRITKYKELINERASNLMGYPESGYFDYAPLRDFMDYNIDNLGDPYSDLLYGVNSCEFEKEVISYFSNMYDLKDNESWGYVTSSGTEGNLYGLFLGRELHQEAILYYSADAHYSIAKAGRLLRIPMQVIPSLTNGEIDYEALHHAIDLNPGKPAIVVATLGTTFTGAIDNVDKIAAIFEENNRTDFYIHCDAALSGMMLPFMKEMGAPQISFDKPIGSVSVSGHKFIGAPYPCGIVVARKEHVERIQTAIEYIGALDSTIGGSRNGQAPLYLWYAIESRGHDKGFEKEVTTSLKMADYLCERLGSIGYPYDRNQFSNTVTFKEPAEDIVRKWQLARVRGKAHIITVPHANKQKIDAFISDLEASARSDAI; translated from the coding sequence ATGAGTAAAAACATAAACATTATACAAGACCGCATTACAAAATATAAGGAGCTCATCAATGAACGTGCCTCAAACCTGATGGGGTATCCAGAAAGTGGGTACTTTGACTATGCTCCACTTCGTGACTTTATGGACTATAATATTGATAACCTAGGTGATCCATATTCTGACCTTCTCTATGGTGTGAACTCCTGCGAATTTGAGAAGGAAGTGATTTCTTATTTCTCTAACATGTACGATCTCAAGGATAACGAATCCTGGGGATATGTTACATCTTCTGGTACGGAGGGTAACCTGTACGGACTCTTCTTAGGCCGTGAATTACATCAGGAAGCGATTCTATACTATTCGGCTGATGCCCATTATTCCATTGCCAAAGCAGGACGATTACTCCGTATACCTATGCAAGTTATCCCTTCTTTGACAAACGGTGAGATTGACTACGAAGCCTTGCACCACGCCATCGATTTAAACCCTGGCAAGCCAGCCATAGTAGTTGCAACGCTAGGTACGACATTTACAGGCGCCATTGATAACGTCGACAAAATTGCAGCTATTTTTGAGGAAAATAACCGTACGGACTTCTATATACATTGCGATGCTGCATTATCTGGTATGATGCTTCCTTTCATGAAAGAAATGGGCGCACCGCAGATCAGCTTCGATAAACCGATCGGCAGCGTATCAGTGTCTGGGCATAAGTTTATTGGTGCACCGTATCCATGTGGCATTGTCGTTGCGCGCAAAGAACATGTCGAACGTATCCAGACGGCGATTGAATACATAGGTGCATTAGATAGCACTATCGGCGGTTCCCGTAACGGTCAAGCGCCACTCTACTTGTGGTATGCAATAGAATCGCGTGGTCACGATAAAGGCTTCGAGAAAGAGGTAACGACAAGTCTAAAAATGGCCGATTATCTGTGTGAACGGCTAGGGTCTATTGGCTATCCGTATGATCGTAATCAATTCTCAAACACAGTTACCTTCAAAGAGCCGGCAGAGGATATTGTTCGAAAATGGCAATTAGCACGCGTTCGGGGCAAAGCACATATTATAACCGTACCTCATGCAAATAAACAAAAGATTGACGCATTTATTAGCGATCTTGAGGCATCTGCAAGAAGCGACGCAATTTAA
- the sbcB gene encoding exodeoxyribonuclease I, which translates to MPKTFFFYDLETSGLDVRQDKIMQFAGMRTTLDLEPVGEPFNMLVKLSDDTLPSPEALMVTGITPQETQADGYTETEFAQLIIDEVFTPDTITIGFNNIRFDDEFIRYHLWRNFRDPYEWCWKDGRSRWDLLDVVRMTRALRPEGIKWPVADGKATNRLELLTKENGIDHFKAHDAMSDVEALIAVTKLIKEKQPQLYQYLFDMRDKNKIKQLVNLEDKKPFVYTSGRYDSTYHKTTVAFPLTSGKNGNVVVYDLRHDPTPFIDLSVEELKKKLYAPWEERQKEGFVALPVKELQYNRAPTVAPLGVLEQEDGWNRIQLTKDVIEQHKTALLRAPHFAENIRSIFETKGDFKKSTDPEALLYDGFVGDRDRLRIETVRNADERTLADFHPDFVDERLAPLLLHYKARNYPQSLSQDEASEWEAWRGKRINEKIPRFMASLQAMATRHPDENKQFVLQELQLWAESIVPSDLSSQESEN; encoded by the coding sequence ATGCCAAAGACTTTTTTCTTTTATGACCTAGAGACAAGCGGTCTTGATGTACGCCAAGATAAGATTATGCAGTTCGCAGGAATGCGTACAACACTTGATTTAGAGCCGGTGGGTGAGCCGTTCAACATGCTCGTAAAATTGAGCGACGATACGCTGCCAAGCCCAGAGGCATTAATGGTAACTGGCATTACCCCGCAAGAGACGCAGGCTGATGGATACACCGAGACAGAGTTTGCGCAGCTGATTATAGATGAGGTATTCACGCCGGATACGATAACGATAGGATTTAACAATATTCGCTTCGATGATGAATTTATCCGTTATCATTTGTGGCGTAACTTTCGTGATCCGTATGAGTGGTGCTGGAAGGATGGGCGGTCACGCTGGGACCTGCTTGATGTCGTGCGTATGACTCGCGCTCTCAGGCCTGAAGGCATCAAATGGCCAGTGGCGGACGGTAAGGCGACAAACCGCTTAGAGCTTCTGACTAAAGAGAACGGAATTGATCACTTTAAGGCTCACGATGCTATGAGTGACGTTGAAGCTTTAATTGCGGTAACGAAGCTTATCAAGGAGAAGCAGCCGCAGCTTTATCAATATTTGTTCGATATGCGTGATAAGAACAAGATCAAACAGCTCGTTAACTTAGAGGACAAGAAGCCGTTTGTCTATACGAGTGGTCGTTACGATAGCACCTATCATAAAACGACCGTGGCTTTTCCATTAACCAGCGGCAAGAATGGGAATGTAGTGGTATATGATCTTCGTCACGACCCCACACCGTTTATCGATTTGAGCGTTGAGGAACTAAAAAAGAAGCTCTATGCACCATGGGAAGAGCGCCAAAAAGAAGGCTTTGTAGCACTTCCAGTAAAAGAGCTGCAGTATAATCGAGCACCGACAGTGGCACCGCTAGGTGTCCTTGAGCAAGAGGATGGCTGGAATAGGATTCAGCTAACAAAAGATGTGATTGAGCAACATAAAACGGCGTTACTACGGGCGCCACATTTTGCCGAGAACATACGGTCTATTTTTGAAACAAAGGGCGATTTTAAAAAATCTACCGATCCAGAAGCGTTGTTATATGATGGCTTTGTAGGCGATAGGGATCGACTGCGAATTGAAACAGTTCGCAATGCGGATGAGCGAACATTGGCAGATTTTCACCCCGATTTTGTCGATGAGCGACTAGCTCCACTCTTACTCCACTATAAAGCGCGAAACTATCCACAGAGTCTTAGTCAGGATGAGGCTTCTGAATGGGAAGCATGGCGTGGTAAACGAATAAACGAAAAAATACCTCGTTTCATGGCGTCACTTCAGGCTATGGCTACGCGTCATCCAGATGAGAATAAGCAATTTGTGCTTCAAGAACTTCAGCTGTGGGCGGAAAGTATCGTTCCGAGCGATTTGTCTAGCCAAGAGAGCGAGAACTAG
- the uvrA gene encoding excinuclease ABC subunit UvrA yields the protein MPEVIRVTGAREHNLKNISVEIPRDKLVVITGLSGSGKSSLAFDTIYAEGQRRYVESLSSYARQFLGIMDKPDVESIEGLSPAISIDQKSTSRNPRSTVATVTEIYDYLRLLYARIGVPHCPICGKEVSRRTPQAIIDEVMKIEEGTRLMVLAPIVKEKKGEFAHIPEQYRRLGFARARVDGVVYALDEFPDLQKSYKHNIEIVVDRISMSADSVSRVTQSVEQALELADGVVELLNADKDETAIFSQRYACIDHPNEEIPELEPRLFSFNAPQGACPVCTGLGSRLEVDPDLVFNPNLTIAEGAIRPYNRVNSDAWYMKRLAKVGEAHGFSLQVPVKQLKSEDLTKILYGTGAEKYRVDIGAGRHYESTYEGVIPNLERRHKETDSEFMRKDIERFMRERKCHACNGNRLKPVVLAVTVHGLSIMDMCNMGIDEALELFRNVLKFTEQEQFIGHQIVKEITERLGFMSNVGLNYLELARAANTLSGGEAQRIRLATQIGSGLQGVLYVLDEPSIGLHQRDNDRLIATLKRLRDLGNTVLVVEHDEDTIRQADYLLDIGPGAGVAGGEVVAAGTPEEVAKQKDSITGRYLSGAEKIDVPKKRRSIEKDRQLIIRGARENNLKNIDVAFPLGVMTVVSGVSGSGKSTLVNDILAKELSARLHRAQTVPGAHENIEGIKHLDKAIVIDQSAIGRTPRSNPATYTGVFTPIRELFAGTPEANIRGYKAGRFSFNVKGGRCENCQGDGVIKIEMHFLPDVYVTCDECNGKRYNREALEIKYKEKTISDVLEMTVEQSADFFKNVPSIARKLDTLVDVGLGYIRLGQPATTFSGGEAQRIKLATELSRRATGKTLYILDEPTTGLHSADVKRLLGILQKLIEGGNSMVIIEHNLDVVKSADHVIDMGPEGGAGGGIVVAQGTPEDVSKVAESFTGQYLKTLLK from the coding sequence ATGCCAGAGGTTATTCGTGTTACTGGTGCTCGCGAGCACAACCTAAAGAATATTAGTGTCGAAATTCCACGCGACAAACTAGTGGTTATTACTGGGCTCTCGGGCTCAGGTAAGTCGAGCCTTGCCTTTGATACTATTTACGCTGAGGGACAGCGTCGCTACGTGGAGAGTCTTTCTAGCTATGCTCGTCAGTTTCTTGGTATTATGGACAAACCTGATGTTGAGTCGATTGAAGGTCTAAGTCCAGCTATCTCAATTGACCAGAAATCTACCAGTCGAAACCCACGTTCGACTGTAGCAACCGTTACTGAAATCTATGACTATTTGCGTCTTTTGTATGCGCGCATTGGCGTGCCACACTGTCCGATTTGTGGCAAAGAAGTGTCTCGTCGTACACCACAGGCAATTATCGATGAGGTCATGAAAATCGAAGAGGGCACTCGTCTTATGGTGCTTGCTCCGATTGTTAAAGAGAAAAAAGGTGAATTTGCGCATATCCCTGAACAGTATCGGCGCCTTGGTTTTGCTCGTGCTCGTGTAGATGGTGTTGTGTACGCACTCGATGAATTTCCCGACCTTCAAAAGAGCTACAAACACAACATTGAAATCGTTGTTGACCGCATCTCTATGAGTGCGGATAGTGTTAGCCGTGTGACGCAATCGGTTGAACAGGCACTTGAGCTCGCCGACGGGGTCGTTGAGCTTTTGAATGCAGATAAAGACGAAACGGCTATTTTTAGTCAGCGTTATGCCTGCATTGATCACCCGAACGAAGAAATTCCAGAGCTCGAGCCACGACTTTTTAGCTTTAACGCTCCTCAAGGAGCCTGTCCTGTTTGTACTGGTCTGGGGTCTCGCTTGGAGGTTGATCCCGATTTAGTATTTAACCCTAACCTTACGATCGCAGAAGGTGCTATTCGTCCGTATAATCGCGTTAATAGTGATGCGTGGTACATGAAACGTTTGGCAAAGGTAGGAGAGGCGCATGGCTTTAGTCTACAGGTGCCTGTTAAACAACTGAAAAGTGAAGATCTGACTAAGATTCTTTATGGCACAGGTGCAGAAAAATACCGCGTTGACATCGGAGCTGGACGTCACTACGAATCTACATACGAAGGTGTTATCCCCAACCTCGAACGTCGTCATAAAGAAACCGACAGTGAATTTATGCGTAAAGACATAGAGCGCTTTATGCGTGAGCGTAAGTGCCATGCCTGTAACGGCAATCGTCTTAAACCAGTAGTGCTTGCCGTGACAGTTCACGGATTGAGTATTATGGACATGTGTAATATGGGAATCGATGAAGCGCTAGAACTTTTCCGTAACGTGCTTAAATTTACTGAACAAGAGCAGTTCATCGGTCACCAAATTGTTAAGGAAATTACCGAACGTCTTGGATTTATGAGCAATGTTGGTCTCAACTACTTAGAGCTAGCACGGGCTGCAAATACGCTTTCTGGCGGTGAAGCTCAGCGTATCCGTCTTGCAACGCAGATTGGCTCTGGCCTGCAGGGTGTACTGTATGTTCTGGATGAGCCATCAATCGGTCTACACCAGCGTGACAATGACCGACTTATTGCAACGCTTAAACGACTACGCGACCTAGGGAATACCGTACTTGTTGTTGAACACGATGAGGATACAATTCGTCAGGCAGACTATCTGCTTGATATCGGTCCAGGAGCTGGCGTTGCTGGTGGTGAAGTTGTTGCTGCCGGTACGCCGGAAGAAGTAGCAAAACAGAAAGACAGCATTACAGGGCGCTATCTTTCGGGTGCTGAAAAAATTGATGTACCTAAAAAACGTCGTTCCATTGAAAAGGATCGCCAACTTATTATTCGAGGTGCACGTGAGAACAATCTCAAAAACATTGACGTCGCATTTCCACTTGGCGTTATGACAGTTGTGAGTGGTGTAAGCGGTAGTGGTAAGTCTACGTTGGTGAACGATATTTTAGCCAAAGAGCTATCTGCTCGACTTCACCGTGCACAGACAGTGCCGGGTGCCCATGAGAACATTGAAGGCATTAAGCACCTTGATAAGGCAATCGTTATTGACCAATCGGCAATTGGTCGAACCCCACGCTCTAACCCGGCTACCTATACAGGCGTATTTACACCAATCCGCGAACTTTTTGCCGGTACACCGGAAGCTAACATCCGAGGCTATAAAGCCGGTCGTTTTAGCTTCAATGTTAAGGGTGGTCGTTGTGAGAACTGTCAGGGCGATGGTGTAATAAAAATTGAAATGCATTTTTTGCCAGATGTCTACGTAACCTGCGACGAGTGTAATGGAAAACGCTACAATCGTGAGGCTCTCGAGATTAAATACAAAGAAAAAACAATCAGCGATGTACTTGAAATGACAGTTGAGCAGTCTGCAGATTTCTTTAAGAATGTTCCATCAATTGCCCGGAAACTCGATACACTCGTAGATGTTGGTCTTGGTTATATTCGCCTAGGACAGCCGGCTACAACTTTTAGTGGTGGGGAAGCTCAACGCATTAAGCTTGCTACCGAACTCTCTCGACGTGCGACCGGTAAAACTCTCTACATTTTGGATGAGCCGACAACCGGCCTCCATAGTGCTGACGTAAAACGATTACTTGGGATTTTGCAGAAACTGATCGAGGGCGGCAACAGTATGGTTATTATCGAGCACAACCTTGACGTCGTTAAGTCTGCTGATCACGTTATTGATATGGGTCCTGAAGGTGGCGCTGGCGGCGGCATTGTTGTTGCACAAGGTACCCCAGAGGACGTCAGCAAAGTCGCCGAGTCATTCACTGGTCAATACCTAAAGACGTTACTGAAGTAG